The following proteins are co-located in the Xiphophorus hellerii strain 12219 chromosome 2, Xiphophorus_hellerii-4.1, whole genome shotgun sequence genome:
- the fnbp4 gene encoding formin-binding protein 4: MGKKSRIAGGAVGRRTILQLSPPGHRGGNTGEREEAPSGSDDEQDGDGHRFVKLTSMKAPTVKATEGLSLLGAYEDSDEEDGGSRSASNSQHNQPADIDSTLANFMAEIDAITTQPAADDAAAAPASVSNANPPRPEVKPQQQSALDGHDQQSTEFEYNTQYSLAGVGVEMGDWQEVWDENSGCYYYWNTLTNEVSWELPHYLADQVQSLGHYENSTSVNGNGTAGASYYAEENAAAASSASKETKAKEIVESVVALTSEEEERQGVAASLLGPLIPSEVKEAEEKWRKRLMKGLDETENSLDSDGEVAKPVGSPTIPFLESDPNLAVQKDVPNKKLSGDQSDAEEEAEEDTVELELALERKKAELRALEEGDGSAGGSSPMSETSQDAAGSRGVLLKKNRWKAVFPSVASPDSNSRGSDFLDNAETTLPKTESVVEGEVKETDNSEETGASKLPNKDEVETPELKFQIGELANTLTSKMEFLGINKKTISNFHLLLLQTETRIADWREGALNGAYLRRKLQEAAEHIKYYELNATPKGWSCHWDREHRRYFYVRERTGASQWEFPTEEDKTEDPVDTPSTQNLNQEETKTSGPAGGATEFSSVAPPPPPQPSASSFWSPSQPPLPNSPPPPSNDPPPPPLPPESPPPPPPPPDSDGEIMEVEMDVDDDNEEEPPAPGTEEDGSGRCGSVNMKIIESAPFGKGLKRKAGQGSKTVTIGSSPILYTQTPVPAAPLMPAAAYWGIPAVAAPLIPCEPPAPPVPVLPPQPPLPPSQPAFEPAAAKPLPADKTKKTKKDKPKKSKTKMPSLVKKWQSIQKELDEEEKSSSSDEDRDLLNKKSIEDWKQQQFMTGKASKNANFEALPEDWRDRLKKRKLMNST, translated from the exons ATGGGGAAGAAAAGCCGAATCGCAGGAGGAGCCGTGGGTCGAAGGACGATTCTGCAACTTTCTCCACCTGGACACCGCGGCGGAAATACCGGAGAGAGAGAAGAGGCGCCCTCGGGTTCTGATG ATGAACAAGACGGCGACGGGCACAGATTTGTTAAACTGACAAGCATGAAAGCGCCAACAGTAAAAGCCACAG AAGGTTTGTCGTTGCTTGGAGCCTATGAAGACAGCGATGAAGAAGATGGTGGAAGCCGTTCAGCTTCAAATTCTCAACACAACCAGCCAGCAGACATCGACAGTACCCTGGCCAATTTCATGGCT GAGATTGATGCCATCACAACTCAGCCAGCTGCAGACGACGCAGCAGCGGCTCCAGCCTCCGTTTCCAATGCCAACCCGCCTCGACCTGAGGTTAAACCTCAGCAGCAATCTGCGCTGGATGGTCACGATCAGCAAAGCACAGAGTTTGAGTACAATACGCAGTACTCCCTAGCCGGAG TGGGTGTGGAGATGGGAGACTGGCAGGAAGTTTGGGATGAGAACTCTGGCTGCTATTACTACTGGAACACTCTGACTAATGAAGTGTCCTGGGAACTACCACACTATTTAGCCGATCAGGTGCAAAGTCTGGGACATTATGAAAACAg CACCAGTGTGAATGGGAATGGCACAGCCGGTGCAAGTTATTACGCAGAAGAAAacgctgctgcagcttcatccGCTTCAAAAGAGACAAAAGCGAAG GAGATTGTGGAGAGTGTTGTAGCTCTGACAAGTGAAGAGGAGGAGCGTCAGGGAGTGGCTGCCTCTCTCCTTGGTCCACTGATTCCTTCAGAGGTGAAAGAAGCAGaggaaaaatggaggaaaaggCTGATGAAGGGATTAGATGAGACTGAGAACAGTTTGGATTCTGATGGGGAAGTTGCTAAGCCTGTAGGATCTCCCACTATACCCTTTCTGGAATCAGACCCGAATCTCGCAGTGCAGAAAGATGTTCCTAATAAGAAGCTGTCAGGAGACCAATCAGATGCtgaagaggaggcagaggaggacaCAGTTGAACTGGAACTGGCTTTAGAAAGGAAAAAG GCAGAGCTTCGGGCACTCGAAGAAGGCGACGGGAGCGCAGGGGGCTCCAGTCCCATGTCAGAGACCAGCCAAGATGCTGCAGGATCACGTGGGGTTCTGCTGAAGAAGAACCGCTGGAAGGCCGTCTTTCCAAGTGTTGCCAGCCCCGATTCTAACAGCAGAGGCTCAGACTTCCTGGACAACGCAGAGACAA CTCTGCCTAAAACCGAAAGTGTCGTAGAAGGAGAAGTAAAGGAAACGGACAATTCAGAGGAGACAGGGGCTTCAAAACTTCCCAACAAGGATGAAGTAGAGACCCCTGAGCTAAAG TTTCAGATTGGCGAACTAGCAAACACCCTAACTAGCAAGATGGAGTTCCTGGGGATAAACAAAAAGACCATCTCAAACTTTCACCTGCTCCTGCTGCAAACTGAG ACACGGATTGCTGATTGGAGGGAAGGTGCTCTGAACGGGGCCTATCTTCGACGCAAgctgcaggaagctgctgaacACATAAAATATTATGAACTTAACGCCACCCCTAAAGGCTGGTCCTGCCACTGGGACAG AGAGCACAGGCGGTATTTCTATGTGAGGGAACGGACTGGTGCCTCCCAGTGGGAGTTTCcaacagaggaggacaagaCGGAGGACCCAGTAGACACTCCAAGTACACAGAATCTGAAccaagaggaaacaaaaacatctggacCAGCTGGTGGGGCTACAG AATTCTCGTCTGTTGCTCCACCTCCGCCTCCTCAGCCCAGTGCGTCCTCCTTCTGGTCCCCGTCCCAGCCGCCCCTTCCCAACAGCCCTCCTCCACCCTCCAACGACCCTCCGCCCCCTCCCCTCCCTCCAGAGTCACCCCCAccccctccaccacctcctGACAGCGATGGAGAGATCATGGAGGTTGAGATGGATGTGGACGACGACAACGAAGAGGAGCCCCCCGCTCCTGGAACAGAGGAGGACGGCAGCGGGAGGTGTGGCTCTGTTAACATGAAG ATCATAGAGTCAGCTCCTTTTGGAAAGGGCCTGAAACGGAAAGCTGGTCAGGGGAGTAAAACTGTTACCATTGGCAGCAGTCCCATTCTTTACACTCAGACTCCAGTTCCTGCAG cACCTCTAATGCCAGCAGCAGCCTACTGGGGTATTCCGGCTGTGGCTGCCCCTCTGATCCCATGCGAACCTCCAGCCCCCCCTGTGCCAGTGCTACCTCCTCAGCCACCGCTGCCTCCCTCACAGCCAGCTTTTGAACCTGCTGCAGCCAAACCTTTACCTGCAGACAAgaccaagaaaacaaaaaaggataAG cCAAAGAAAAGTAAGACAAAGATGCCTTCACTGGTGAAAAAGTGGCAGAGCATTCAAAAAGAGTTAGATGAGGAAGAGAAGAGCAGCTCCAGTGACGAAGACAGAGATCTGCTCAACAAGAAAAGCATTGAGGATTGGAAACAACAGCAGTTCATGAC GGGAAAAGCTTCAAAAAATGCCAACTTTGAGGCACTACCAGAGGACTGGCGGGACCGGTTGAAGAAAAGGAAGTTGATGAACAGCACGTAA
- the LOC116734313 gene encoding LOW QUALITY PROTEIN: seipin-like (The sequence of the model RefSeq protein was modified relative to this genomic sequence to represent the inferred CDS: deleted 1 base in 1 codon), with product MQEHSDPPQRQQSTGPRRGSAVQTKSSRSDTMGGAMGPLLHWLQDVAAVTFHKARRTLFQAAILFCTLCLLLWVSIFLYGSFYYSYMPTVSFSTPVHFYYTSDCDATESGLCSFPTANISFMKNDRDQVMANGQPYRVSIELELPESPVNEQLGMFMIKMSCYTKGGTTVSSVGRSTMLHYRSSLLQTLSTLFFSPLLLTGMVEQKQLIEVELYPDYKMNAYHPTVGAVIEIHSRRVQIYSAQLRIHAYFTGIRYLLYNFPLTSAVIGVATNFAFLSVIALFGYLQFMWGGLWPPDQVRIRVMMGDNTRIQRRREEARKRMERENSQKELNTPTVIGSISGGCDFQGVVSESSPESPSVIPEASGAEATQTQQEESCDSEGPVETDGSNELDGSLQSQTGETAVRHRPGPWMSL from the exons ATGCAAGAACATAGCGATCCACCACAGAGGCAGCAATCCACGGGGCCCCGAAGAGGATCAGCAGTCCAAACCAAGAGCTCCCGATCAGACACGATGGGGGGAGCGATGGGGCCGCTCCTCCACTGGCTGCAGGATGTGGCAGCTGTGACTTTCCACAAAGCCCGAAGGACACTATTTCAGGCCGCCATCCTCTTCTGCACCCTATGCCTGCTGCTGTGGGTGTCCATATTTCTCTACGGGAGCTTCTACTACTCCTACATGCCCACTGTGAGCTTCTCCACCCCTGTGCACTTCTACTACACCTCTGATTGTGATGCTACAGAGTCAGGTCTGTGCTCCTTCCCCACAGCCAACATATCCTTCATGAAGAATGACAGGGACCAGGTGATGGCCAATGGCCAGCCTTACAGGGTGTCTATCGAGTTGGAGCTGCCGGAGTCTCCAGTGAACGAACAGCTGGGAATGTTCATGATCAAGATGTCCTGTTACACCAAAGGCGGGACGACTGTCTCGTCGGTGGGACGATCAACGATGCTGCATTACCGCTCCAGT CTCCTGCAAACCCTGAGCACTTTattcttctctcctctcctcctgacTGGGATGGTTGAGCAGAAGCAGCTCATAGAAGTGGAGCTCTATCCCGATTACAAGATGAATGCCTATCACCCCACTGTGGGTGCAGTCATTGAGATCCATTCCAGACGGGTTCAGATCTACTCAGCGCAGCTAAGAATCCACGCCTACTTCACTGGTATTCGGTACCTTTTGTACAACTTCCCCCTGACGTCGGCAGTGATCGGAGTGGCCACCAACTTTGCCTTCCTCAGCGTTATTGCGCTGTTTGGATACCTGCAGTTCATGTGGGGCGGGCTCTGGCCTCCAGACCAGGTCAGAATCAGGGTCATGATGGGAGACAACACCCGGATCCAAAGGCGGAGGGAGGAGGCTCGGAAGCGCATGGAAAGGGAAAACTCCCAGAAAGAGCTCAACACTCCTACCGTGATTGGCTCGATAAGTGGGGGGTGTGATTTCCAGGGCGTCGTATCAGAGTCTTCCCCAGAGAGCCCCTCTGTAATCCCAGAAGCCTCTGGGGCTGAagccacacaaacacagcaaGAAGAGTCTTGTGATTCTGAGGGACCTGTGGAAACCGATGGGTCAAACGAGTTGGATGGCAGCCTTCAGTCTCAGACTGGGGAGACGGCCGTTCGCCACAGACCTGGACCTTGGATGAGTCTCTAA
- the lrrc10 gene encoding LOW QUALITY PROTEIN: leucine-rich repeat-containing protein 10 (The sequence of the model RefSeq protein was modified relative to this genomic sequence to represent the inferred CDS: deleted 2 bases in 2 codons): MSVGGALTRFHEIHLKMTTTIWSTGIISHRTQSGGFEKKLRTMGNAMRGVIAFIPSERCQRYLVGDLKEMPLDRTLDLSGHQLRRLPVTVCVFDELVKLYLSDNNLSSLPDELQGLRNLQLLALDFNCFEELPAAICRLHQLTILYLGNNRLHRLPRELRELKELNTLWLETNCFTDFPKVVCELTNLKTLHFGYNQIRSLPKDLRRLEELKSIWLAGNLLTEFPPELLEMHSLAVVDVDRNKIRQFPNLSHMQGLKLVIYDHNPCVNAPIVGEDVRRVGRWADNSDDEQEDEGTKAQSEDTTEIAEVPSEEKQNNLGREDQAT; this comes from the exons ATGAGCGTCGGTGGAGCTTTAACGAGATTCCATGAAATTCATTTAAAGATGACAACAACCATCTGGAGCACAGGCATTATTTCTCATCGTACACAAAGTGGAGGATTTGAGAAAAAACTGAGAACGATGGGCAATGCCATGCGAGGAGTAATCGCCTTCATTCCCTCCGAACGCTGCCAGCGCTACTTGGTGGGAGACCTGAAGGAGATGCCGCTGGACCGAACCCTGGATCTGAGCGGCCATCAGCTGCGGCGGCTACCTGTCACCGTCTGCGTCTTTGAC GAGTTGGTGAAGCTTTACCTGAGTGATAACAACCTCAGCAGCCTGCCTGACGAACTGCAAGGCCTGAGGAATTTGCAGCTACTCGCACTGGACTTTAACTGCTTTGAGGAGCTCCCTGCAGCCATTTGTAGATTGCACCAACTCACTATCCTCTACCTGGGCAACAACAGGCTGCATCGCCTTCCCAGAGAACTAAGAGAGCTCAAGGAACTTAACACTCTGTGGTTGGAGACTAACTGCTTCACCGATTTTCCCAAGGTAGTTTGTGAGCTTACGAATCTTAAGACACTGCACTTTGGTTAC AATCAAATACGCAGTTTGCCAAAAGACCTGAGGCGACTGGAGGAACTAAAAAGTATCTGGCTTGCCGGGAACCTCCTGACAGAGTTCCCTCCAGAGTTGCTTGAAATGCACTCTCTGGCTGTCGTCGATGTGGATAGGAATAAAATACGACAATTTCCGAACCTGTCTCACATGCAGGGTCTGAAACTTGTCATTTATGACCACAACCCCTGTGTTAATGCCCCTATAGTGGGTGAGGACGTCAGAAGGGTGGGCCGCTGGGCTGACAATTCAGACGACGAACAGGAAGATGAGGGAACCAAAGCACAGAGCGAGGACACAACTGAGATAGCAGAGGTTCCCTCAGAGGAGAAGCAAAACAATTTAGGGCGTGAAGACCAGGCAACTTAA
- the cnot2 gene encoding CCR4-NOT transcription complex subunit 2 — protein MFGSRKPFPDFGDGVDNDLADDMYYNQSMFHRSDKDMLSSPSPSSSSQLSQLGVSLYGPQSAIGFPVRNMGNSTPQLNRNLTQGTQLASHITPTTGVPSMSLHTPSSPSRGTISRNILNHSQVGQGIGLTGRTSSMGSSGLGSPNRSSPSIICMPKQQPARQPCTINSMSGFGMNRNQAFGMNNSLSSNIFNGTDGSDNIMGLDLSDFPALADRSRREGTGNPTPVLNPLAGRAPYVGMVTKPSTDQTQDFSIHNEDFPALPGPNYKDPTLNNDDSKTNLNSTSKSTSSTDGPKFPGDKTTSAQNNNQKKGIQVLPDGRVTNIPSGMVTDQFGMVGLLTFIRAAETDPGMVHLALGSDLTTLGLNLNSPENLYPKFASPWASAPCRPQDIDFHVPSEYLTNIHIRDKLAAIKLARYGEDLLFYLYYMNGGDLLQILAAVELFNRDWRYHKEERVWITRAPGMEPTLKTNTYERGTYYFFDCLNWRKVAKEFHLEYDKLEERPHVPTTFNYNPAQQAF, from the exons atgtttggTTCTAGAAAACCCTTTCCAGATTTCGGCGACGGAGTCGACAACGACTTGGCTGATGACATGTACTACAACCAGTCCATGTTCCACAGGTCGGACAAAGAT ATGTTGTCCTCTCCTTCGCCATCGTCGTCCAGCCAGTTGTCGCAGCTCGGTGTGAGTTTGTACGGTCCACAAA GTGCAATCGGCTTCCCAGTAAGGAACATGGGAAACAGTACGCCTCAGTTAAACCGAAATCTAACACAAGGGACGCAGCTAGCAAGTCACATCACCCCAACAACGGGTGTCCCCTCCATGTCCCTACACACCCCTTCCTCGCCAAGCAG GGGAACAATATCGAGAAACATCCTAAACCACTCTCAGGTTGGACAGGGCATTGGGTTAACCGGCAGGACCAGCAGCATGGGCAGCTCAGGGCTGGGAAGTCCGAACCGCAGCTCACCCAGCATCATCTGTATGCCCAAACAGCAGCCAGCGCGCCAGCCCTGCACCATCAACAG CATGTCAGGATTTGGTATGAACCGCAATCAAGCTTTTGGGATGAACAATTCATTATCGAGCAACATCTTCAATGGCACAG ATGGGAGTGACAATATAATGGGCCTGGATCTGTCAGACTTCCCCGCATTAGCAGACCGGAGTCGGAGAGAAGGGACTGGAAATCCAACACCGGTGCTGAACCCGCTGGCTGGACGCGCTCCTTATG TTGGCATGGTAACAAAGCCATCGACTGATCAGACACAAGACTTCTCCATACATAACGAGGACTTCCCCGCACTGCCTGGGCCAAATTACAAAGACCCCACACTCAACAACGATGACAGCAAAACT aACTTGAACTCCACAAGCAAGAGCACATCCAGCACAGATGGTCCGAAGTTCCCTGGAGACAAGACGACCTCGGCACAGAACAACAACCAGAAGAAAGGGATCCAGGTGTTGCCCGATG GTCGGGTGACAAACATTCCCTCAGGAATGGTAACGGACCAATTCGGCATGGTGGGCCTGCTGACGTTTATCCGAGCCGCAGAAACCGACCCGGGGATGGTGCATCTGGCGCTCGGAAGTGACCTCACAACACTGGGACTCAACTTAAATTCACCAGA aaacTTGTATCCAAAGTTCGCCTCTCCCTGGGCTTCTGCACCATGTCGACCTCAAGACATCG ATTTCCATGTTCCGTCGGAGTATTTAACCAACATCCATATAAGGGACAAG TTAGCTGCAATTAAGTTGGCTCGATACGGTGAAGACCTGCTGTTCTACCTGTACTACATGAACGGAGGGGACCTGCTTCAGATCCTGGCAGCTGTGGAGCT CTTCAACCGGGATTGGAGATACCACAAAGAGGAGCGGGTTTGGATAACACGGGCGCCCGGCATGGAGCCCACCCTCAAGACCAACACCTATGAGAGAGGCACCTACTACTTCTTCGACTGTCTTAACTGGAGGAAAGTAGCCAAG GAATTTCATCTGGAATATGACAAGCTGGAAGAGAGGCCTCACGTGCCGACAACGTTCAACTACAATCCAGCCCAGCAGGCCTTCTAA